The following DNA comes from Simkania negevensis Z.
GATTTAGCGGGAGAAGAGGGGATTGAGATGGTAGAAATGGGTGTTGAATCAGTTGGGGAAACAACTGCAAATACCACAGAAGAAGCAGGTCAAAAGATTGGCTTTAATCTTAAACGAGCTATTGGTGTCGGATTAAATATTGGAGGACAAACTCTAGCTAGTACAAATATTGGAATGGATCTTGCTAATGTTCTTCCAGTCAGTGAAAAAGATAAGATGAAATGGATGATTGCTTTAGAAGTGCTTGTCATACTTAGTTCTATCGCGGCCACTCTTGGCGGAGGATTGATGTCAGCTAGTGCAGAAGGGGAATCAGCGATTTCGTCACAGTTAAAGTCTCTTATGAGTAAAATGAGCGGCTATGTGTCTGAAGAATATCCACAAACATTCCAGAAATTATCGATGAATGCTGACTCCGTAATGCATATAGGACGGATGATGGGCACTGTTGCCAATGGTCTTTCTGGTTTTTACAGTATCATGCTGGGGAAAGCAACAATCGACCGTGGCGACATTCAAAAAAAGATGAAGGAGTGGGAAGGTAATATTGCAATCCTCTCATCTACCTTAGCACAAAACCAAAACATGGTTCAAACAAACCAAAAGCAAGAGCAAACCACACTTGCATCGTTTAATAGTATGACAGCAACTTATAGCGATTTTGCTGCCCCACAACTTGCTGTTGCAAATGAAATGCTTCAAGGATAAGGAGGAAATAATGACAACAACACAAAGTACAGAACAAACAAATACAACAACATCAACTTTTGGAGATTTCGGAACTTTTCAACCTGGAACAATGGCTGTTTGCTCCTCTGAGCTTTTAGCACTCGCAGAAGTTCTTGTGGAAATTTCACAAAAATATGGTCAGCAAGTGATCGATGCTCTTGAGGAACAAACGACTGCAGCCGAAGTCACTCAAAAAACCTACGACGAAATGGGCGAAAATGAATTTCTTTCAGCTCTCACAACAGGGCTAGGAGAAATCGCTGGTGGAATGATTAATGTGGGAACCTCCATCTATGATAGTCGTTCGATGTCAGCAGAGCATGAAGAAATCAACAAGATTAATGAGAAGATTGCCAATGCAAAAACCTTCGAAAAGGCTTGCGAAGAACGTCTTGAATCGTCTCCTGATAGAGTTGTTTCTAATGGCACATCTTCATCCGTGAGCATCGAGAAATTTAAACGAGCTGGATATGACTTTGGTAAAGAACCGATCAATAATAACGAAAAAGAAGCCATCCTTCTTGCCGGTAATGATATTGAAGGTCAAGAGGGAGTTCTCGCTAATGTCCATAAATACATTCAGCGACAAGAAGATCAAAAAAATATGCTTGAAAGAAAAATCAACAAGCGATCAACTAGACGAAATAATTATGCTCAAGGAGTTAGCGCTATCATTAAAGGTTCTGCAGATTCTAGTGCAGGTTATTTCAGAAATGAAAGTGCACAGTGGCAAGGACGTCAAGCAGTAGCAAATAATGCACTTCAAAATGCTCAAAAGGTAACCGATACATCAAGCAGCCAAGCGCAATCAACCCAGCAACAAGCGCTCGATGTTTATAAAACAATGGAACAAATTAACCAGGCAAACGCTTATAAATAAACTATTTTACCTTTCCTTTTCGGCGGCTTAAGGGGCTGCCAATGGGTGCTATGTTCGAATTTTTTTACGAGGATTATGAGCATAGCACTCTTTTTTTATATCCAATATGTATGAATAACAGACATTTTTGAGTGAACAAAAAACCTGCTTAAGATACAGAAAAATGAAAGAGATAAAAAGCTTTCTAAAGAGCAGTCTGAACAACGCGTGTCCCATAATGACACTGCATGATGCCTTGAGTATACTTCAAAACATAAGTCTAGGCCAATTGGTACTCTTAGAATCTCGGTGTAAGCAATGACAAAAAAAAACATTTTCGATAAGAAGAAATTTATGAACTCAAAAAATCAATTAGTCGAGCATCCTCGCCCTTATTATGCTTGGATGGTTTTTATCTTAAGCGTTATCTTTAGTGCTTACACCTTGACCCTACAATTTTCTCCACGTCTAGAAAGCATTCTAGGTCAAGATAAAACCCAAATTACCGCCTTAATTTATGCAATGAGTGCTTTTTATTTTTCCTTAGCTTTCTTCCAAATCCCAATCGGAATTCTAATTGACCGGTTTGGTTCTCGGTTTCTACCCTCTTTGGGAATTATTTTTTGCTCAATTGGTGCTATTTTGATGTCTAACTCAGAAACGCATTGGGGAATTGCGATGGCTCGTGGCATCATGGGCTTTGGAGCTGCATTTGCGTTTTTAAATGGGCTCCGAATTATCAATAACTGGTTTAAGTCCAAACAATTTTCTTATCTTCTTGGTATTTTCATCGCATTAAGCGCTTTTTTAACTGTGCTATTTAAAATGGGTTTTAACTATCTTGAAGAAGTCCTTCTATGGCGTAAGGCTATGATGACCGTTGGATTAAGCGGCTTAATCTTCGCTTGCGTCTACTTTTTTATTGTTCAAGATTCACCGGGTGGGAAATTCTCGATATACTCTCAGATTAAAGATCGAAAAGAATTTTGGAAGAATATACGCCAAGTATTTAACGCCTCTCATGTCTGGGTCATGGGGCTTACAATCGGCCTTATGATCGGCCCCCTTTTTGCTTTTGAAACGATTTGGGCCATCCCTTTCCTTAAAACTGTCTATAAAACCCCGCTTTCGACTGCTATTATGTACAATTTATTTTTTGTGCTTAGCTATGGTATAGGAGCTATTTTCTTTGGCCGTATCTCAACATTCATAGGAAAACGGAAGCTCTTTGTTGTCTTGGGTACTGCCATTACATTGATCATGTTAATTATCATCATTTATCCTCCTTACTTTGGGGTTTTGATCACTTCGATCTGCTTTATCATCTTGGGCTTTGCAGCCTCAAATATTAGTATCGGTTATACAATTGTTCATGAACACAATGTTCCTCAAGTCACAGCGACCCCGATTGCCGTGGTCAATACCTTTTGTGTTCTTTTTGCAGCAATCAGCCAATCCCTTATCACTGTCTTTCTTGAGCTTGGGAAACAAATTCACAATACTCCTGAATATACTACTCAGCAATTTCAAACCTCATTGATTCGCCTTCCTATCTATCTTCTCTTTGCCTTGATCTTGTCCTTCTTTATTAAAGAGACTTATTGTAATCAGCGGCAATCTTATGAAAATTAATGCTAGTACAATTTAACAAAAGTTTCTAACGCTACTTGGCTGATCTTTCGAGCATCTTTTCATCTTTCAAAATCTCCCCTTGTCTCATGGACAATGTGGTCGATTTTGGGAGAGAAAAATTCAGCGAAAATCTGAATCAAATTAGCTATAAGATTTTTTGTTATGGAGCACTAAGAAGTTTGAAGCTGTTTGAGTATATAATTCTCTATTTAAATGACTTGGATATTAATGATGAAAAGTGTCCAATGTAACAATAATAAATAGAGAATCATGAATGTGATGGGAATCAGGAGATAGCCTGCCAAACGGCTGGCTAAAAAACTATAAAACAAAAGGGCTAGCAGCGAGATGAAGAGGACTGATAAGATGATCGGCGTCAATATGCGAAGGGGGATGTAAAAGAAGGTAATAGGCCACAAAATGTTGAGAAAGATCACAATTACCCATGAGGCAAGTGCGTATTTCCGAATAAACGACTTTCGTTTTATCCAAATGCTTGCCCCAGCGATCGCGTAAAGTATATACATGATACTCCAAATAGGGATCGATAGGTAGCGTGGGAGCACCCAGTCAAGATGATGAAAAGAGTTGTAGTATGCAGAAAATCCCTTTTGAAGAACGATCGCCATAAATAGCTCAATCACCAAGATGATCAAAAGGAAAACAGCATATATTTCAACTTTTTGTTTCTTTGTGTACATGTCTTCTTGTTAACTCAAAAAACTGTTTCCAGTAAAGAAAGTTTGAAACCCACCAGAAAATTTCTTGGTCTTGATTTGGGTTTTAAACAATTGAAAGGGAAGGCTCTTTTTTCAAACTTTTAAGAGTGTCGAGAAGAGTTGTGAGATGTTCATCAGTATGCAGGGCATTCATCGTCAGGCGTAGACGGGCTGCACCTCTTGGAACCGCTGGAGGGCGAAGCGTTGTAACGAGAATTCCTTTTTGACTGAGAACTTGCGCCATTTTTAGCACTTCACTTTCAGAAGAAAAGAGCAAAGGAATAAGATGGGACTGACTTTCTCCTACCACCCAACCAAGGTTTGAAAGTTTTTCCATCAGTTGGCGGCTTTGTTCTAAGACACGCTGCCTTTCGACCTGCATATCGGGAATCAAGTCGAGGGCAGCACTAATGGCGCCAAGAACCGCTGGAGGCAAGGTTGTTGTTTCGACGAGTTGGGGACTGAAGGCTAACATGTAATCGCGCATGAGGCGGCTGAGTCCGATATAGGCTCCAAAAGAGCCACACGCTTTGCCAAAAGCTCCAATCACTATGTCGATTCCATTTCGGTGCGAAGCAAGTCCCATGCCGTGTTTTCCCATCATCCCAATAGCATGAGAGTCATCAATACAAAGGAGGGCATCATGTTCGCGTGCAAGTTCGATCAAACCTTTTAAATCGCCATTTTCTCCATTGAGACCGAAGAGGGATTCTGAAATGATCACTTTTGTTGTACAAGACGTGTCTCGATGTTTCTCGAGTAATGTGCGCAGCTGCTTAAGGTTTTGGTGCTCGTAGCGTAAGAGTTTCGATTGGCTACCAGATGCCGCTTGCATCAAACTATTTTCACAAAACCGGTCGATAAAGAAAATAGCACGCGAACCTCCAATCGATCCGAATAACGTTTGTTTTGCTTGAAAAGGTGAAGAAAAAAGAAGAGAAGAGTCTTTTCCAAGTAAGTCAGCGAGTTTTTCTTCGACGTTTCTATGGTATTCTAGATGTTCAGTGACAAGGCGCGAGCCTGAAGATCCAGCTCCCCACTCAAGAACGTATTTAATTGTATTTTTCTTAACATAAGGGTGTTGTGAAAGTCCTAGAAAATCGTTTGATGCGAAATTGAGCATTTTTTGCTTAGAGGAAACAATGTGGTTTTCATCAAGAGGAACCACACATCGGAGCTGGCTATACTCTTTTTGTTCCCGATGTTTTTCAAGAGCTTTATGGAAATACTCGTACTTTTTCATGACGGAAAATCTTAACTTTTTTAAAGAAAAAATAACAAGTTTTTTACATAGCTTTTCAAGAGCCTTATTAAGGAAGGCCATGAACAACATATTGTATACTCAAACTTTTAAAGTCATTTGAGTATCATTGATGGCACGCCTTAGTATTCTCAAAAAGCTAGGTTGGATACAAATCTTGGTAGTTGGTCTATCATGTAAAGAGGAAGGGAAAGAATTGAATGGTCTAGCAAGAGAGGTGACATAGAGATTTTAACACCGAGAGGAGATTGTTTTTCCTTCATGAAGGTTTGTAAAGACCGAAGGCGTTCCGTTTTACCAGCTTTGACTTCAATAGGAATGATAGCTGATCCTGAGGTGAAAAGATAGTCGACCTCAGCAGAGCTACTTTTGCTTTCTCTCTTCCAAAAAAAGAGCTGAGGACTTTCATAAAAATCCCCTAAAGTGAGAAGTTGTTGTCCCACAACCTGCTCTGCAAGTCTTCCTGAATGAATTTGAAGAATATCTTTTTCCCAAAGTTCGCTGATATTCATTTTGTGGGAGGTGTGCAATAATCCAATATCTAAAAAAAGAATCTTAAAGCGAGTTTCCTTTATTTGAGCAAATAGGGGGACGCCAGAAGCCGATGTTGCAAAGACCCTATTGATTAACCCTGCATAAGAAAGCTGTTCTAACGCAACTTTAAGTTCTCGCGACCTGATTTCATTTGAAACATTGACATATTTAAAATGGGTTGCAACAAGACTTGGAGCTTTTTCGAAAAGCAATTGAAGATATTTATACTCTGTTTTTGAAGCATATTTCCCAAAATCATTTTGATAAGTTTGTAAAAGGGATAACTGGATTTTATGGGATTCAGAAAGAGAGTGGGTTTCTAAATAAGTATGGACAGTTGCAGGCATTCCTCCAATCACAATATACAAACGAAATAATTCTAAAAGTTTATTGTGGATTTCTGATGGAATTCCCTCTTCAACTGTTACATTGTCTAAAAAGTCTAGTACCTTTTTCTCTCCTGCATTCAATAAGAATTCAGAAAAAGATAGTGGACCCATGTATAAAAACTGCACTCTTCCAACAGGAAAAGAAAAATCAGTTTCGTGCATAACAAATTCTAAAAGAGATCCTGCAGCGATGACATGAAGGGCTGGCATTTTCTCCTTGAAATATCTAAGGGCCATAATTGCGCGTGGGCATTGTTGAATTTCGTCTAGGAAAAGAAGAGTTTTGCCCTCATTGATTGAGGCTCCTGTCATCAGCTCTAAACGATTAACAATTTTTTGGGGATCTAAAGATTCAAAACACTGACAAAAACTAGGTTGAAGCTCGAAATCAATGATAAGAGTGTTTTCAAATAACTCGTTTCCAATTTTTTGGACCACATAACTTTTGCCAACCTGTCTAGCTCCACGAAGGATTAAGGGTAAACGGCATTTTTTACGATGCCAGTCTTTAAGCTCTGTTTCAATTTTTCTAAACATTCTACTTACCTTTTCTTCTTTGTATTCGATATTTGGTTAATAAGAAAGGGTGTTTTATTCAAAAAATGGATAAAATACAGGGTTATTTTGTCCAAAAAATGGATAAAATACAAGGTTATTGTCAGGAGATATTGATTTTCAGTGGCTTATCCTCTGAAAATAAGAGGATGGGAAGTGTTTTTTAAACGGTCTCCAAACACATATCCCATCTTTTTATAGATATGGGTTTGAGGATCATCTTCACATAGGCGATAAAGTGTGATGTCTTTGGTGTATGCAATGAGTATTTGGCAGATACCTGGCGTTGAAATGAGATGCTCGAGAGAGAGGGGTGCATCAGGTGAAAAGAAAATTCCACTTCCTGCTTGTCTTGGAATGGGAATCAGTTTTTGCACGTCTTCTTGAATCGAAAGTTCTAAATTTTCTGTTGGAACAGCTGGTGCGTCAAGATGTAAAATAAGGCCGCAGGCAATCCCTTGCAAGCAAGAGGTTGAGGCAAGAGATGTTTCCCTTTTGAAAAGAGGGGGCATGCTTTCATTAGATTCATGAAAAATTTTAGGGATGTAAAATGCTTGGTCAAATCCAATGCGTAGAGGTTTTTTTTTGACTAAATTCGAAGCGATTTCAGCGAATTGGGGTCGCAGGACGATTTTTTTAATCGTATCTGAGCTGCGCCACATATCAAACCCTGCTTTGTAGAGTGAGGTGAAAGTTTGAGTTTTGAGTTTTTCCTCGTGGGTGTTTAACCGTTTGGCAAGAGTTTCAAACATGTATTTTTTGAGAGTATCGACTTCTTGAGGAGTTAGAAGATTTTCAAACTCGATGTAGTGGTGTTGATAAAAAAAATCGAGATGTTCTCTGGCGAGGGCAAATTTCATGCAATAGTTTTCTCTTGATGTATATAATACCATTTATCGAAAATAGCTTAGTGAAGATAGCTTGACTTTTTCAGTTAAAATTGAGTTTTCGATCTAGCTAAAGAGCATTTAGTTAGGTTCATCTCCAAACTCAATTTTCCCTCGAAAATCTCCTTGCTAATTCTGTAATTTATTTTCGATAAATGGTATACCTCAGATTGTATCCTAGAATAAGACAATTATCTAGAAGATTTTCATGCAAACAATAGAAGAGCTTAAAAGCGCCCTTTCTCAAATCGAAGCTAAAGTCGGTTATCAGTTCAAAGACGAGTCTCTTTTGGAGCGTGCCTTTATTCACCGCTCCTTTATTAATGAAAATCGAGGGGTTGTCAAAGGCCACAATGAGCGACTCGAGTTTTTGGGCGATGCCGTTTTGAGTGTTCTTGTTAGCGACTTTCTCTATAGTGAGCTGCCCGATCATCCTGAAGGTGAGTTGTCCTATTTGCGTTCACGCCTTGTCGAGGCGACCACCTGTGCGATGTATATTGAAAAGCTGGATGTTCAATCTTTTATTTTGATGGGAAAAGGGGAGTCGATGAATCAGGGAAAAGGACGCTCGACGATCTTAGCCGATTTGTTTGAAGCCTTGATTGGGGCGATTTATCTCGATGGTGCGATGGAAGAAGCTCACCGGTTCTTTTTCTCTCATTTTCACTCTTTCATCACTGAAATTATTGAGAGCCCGACCCGTAACTGGAAAGCAGAGCTGCAAGACTATTGTCAAAAAAATTATCAAAAGCCCCCTACGTATGAGGTCATCAATGAAGAAGGACCTGATCATGAAAAGACTTTTTATGTTGTGGTGAAGCTCGACAATCAGATTTTAGGAAAAGGGGCTGGTACTTCAAAAAAAGAGGCAGAGCAAATGTGTGCACAGCAAGCGATTGAAGCAATGAGGTTAGAGTGAGCAAAGTTAAAACAGTTTGGGTTTGTCAAGAATGTGGCAACAAGCAGCTTAAATGGTCGGGAAGTTGTAGTGTCTGTCATGAATGGAACACCCTTACTGAGGAAACTGCCTTGCCTGAAAAAAAAGGGCGGTTCGAAACAAAACTTTTGCGCACGGCTAAACCGGTTCTTGTTCAAGATGTTGATACTGAAAACTTCAAGCGATACAAATCGAATTACCAAGAATTTGATCGGCTGTCAGGTGGAGGTGTCGTTCAAGGTTCTTTAAACTTACTAGGAGGAGAGCCCGGTATCGGAAAATCGACGCTGCTTCTCCAACTTGCAAAGAATTTTGCCAACCAAGGTCTTGTTGTTTTATACGTATGCGGCGAAGAATCGGCTGAGCAAACGTCACTCCGTGCGAAGCGACTCGGCATTCAGAGTGATAAACTTTATTTATTGAGCGAAACAGTCTTTTCTGCCATTCGGATGCATGTTGAAAAGTTGCAGCCTGATATTTTAATCGTCGATTCCATTCAAATTGTCTACAAAGATGAAGTGCCAAGCGCTCCAGGATCTGTCACCCAAGTGCGAGATGTGGCTATGGAGTGCATGCATCTCTCTAAAGGACTGGGCATCACAACGTTTTTAGTGGGACATGTCACAAAGAGTGGAGAACTCGCGGGGCCTCGCGTTTTAGAACATATTGTCGACACAGTGTTTGAGTTTGAAGGAGATCGACAGCATGGCTACCGTTTGCTACGAGGCATTAAAAATCGGTTTGGTCCAACCGATGATGTTGCGATTTTTCAGATGGTTGAAGAAGGATTACAAGAAGTCGTAAATCCCTCCCTCACCTTCATGGAAGAAAGGGTGAAAGATGCACCTGGTTCAATCATGATTCCCACTATGGAAGGAACACGTGCACTTCTTGTCGAAGTGCAAGCACTTGTTGCGCCCTCTTCTTTTGCTTCACCTTCCCGAAGAAGTACTGGAATTGATTCCAAACGGTTGTCTCTTTTACTTGCCGTGCTTGAAAAGCGGATGGCCTATCGACTCCATGCTCTCGATGTTTTCGTTTCAGTGGCTGGAGGCATGCGTATTTCAGAACCTGCAGTCGATCTCGGTGTGGTGTTGGCAATTGCTTCTTCCTATTGCAACCGGGCTGTTCCTTCTGACGCTGTTGTCGTTGGGGAAGTAGGGCTTGCTGGAGAAGTGCGCTCTGTTCCTCGAATTGAAGCGCGAATTAAAGAAGCCATCCATATGGGCTTTAAACGGTGCTACCTTTCAGAAAAAAACCTGAAAGGAATCAATAAAAATTTAAAGGAAAAAATTCAGCTCCATGGCATTTCTCTTGTAGAAGATGCTATTGAGCGACTGATTACAAAACCATGATTATTACGGTAGGATTAAGAGACTCTAAACTCTCGCGCAAGCAATTAGACGAACTGATCCACCTTTTTTCTTCTGAGTACGAATTTCAGCCAACCTACCTTCAAACAATTGGCGATCGCCAGTTAGATGTTTCTCTTCGAAACATGGATAAAACCGACTTTTTTACCCGTGACATTGATGCCATACAACTCGCAGGGAAGGTCCGTATCAGCCTTCATTCTGCAAAAGATTTACCAGAACCTTTACCCAAAGGGCTCATGATGGTGGCATTGACAAAAGGGCAAGATCCTTCAGACTCTCTTGTCTTTCGTGAGGGGGAAAATCTAGAGACCTTGCCAAGTGGTGCCCTTGTTGGCTCTTCTTCGCCCAGGCGAGATAAAATCGTCCAAACATTACGTCCTGATTTGCTCTGCGTAGAGGTGCGTGGAACGATTGAAAAAAGGCTAGAAAAACTTTTCCAAGGTGAGATCGATGCGCTTGTTGTAGCTGAAGCTGCGCTCATTCGCCTTGAACTGACTTATGTAAACCGGATCTCTCTTCCAGGGCCCGTAGCGCCTCTTCAGGGGCAGCTTGCTGTTCTTGCTAGGGAAGGAGACCATGAAATGGCGAAGCTCTTTGCTTCTCTAGATAGTAGACGACACAACCCCGGAAAAAAAATGGCTGAGACAACGCTCTATTTGGGACTTGATCCTTCAAACTTTAAAACAGAAAACACTCTCATTCACTGTCCCATTATTCAAATTTTCCCACGTGATTTCAATCTTCCTCAGATTCAGTATGTTTTTGATGACATTCCCAAATACACCCACTTCATTTTTACAAGTAAAGTGGGAGTCAACGTTTTTTTCGACTGCTTAGCGCACTACCAATATGGAATCGATATTCTCGAAGGCAAAGAAATCATTGCTATTGGGGAATCAACAGCAAAAGCTGCTCGTGCGCGAGGAGCTCATGTGACACAAGTTGCAAAAGAAGAAACTCAGGAAGGGATCATTAGGATGCTTGCTGTCCAAAATCTCGATCATGCCTTTGTTTTTCTTCCTTGCTCAGCCCTTTCTCGGCCTGATTTGGCACATTTTTTGATGATCAAACGGATACGGCACCAACTTTGCAAACTCTATGATACTCGGGCTGTTGAATTAAAGAACCGTCCTGCACTAGAAGAGATCGATGAAATCGTTTTCACAAGTCCTTCGACGGTCGATGCTTTCAAAAAAATTTTTGGAGAAATCCCGAAGAATAAAAAATTAATCCCCATTGGCCCAATTACGCAAAGCAAATTAAATTCTGTATTTACTTTTTAAAAGTCCTCAGTTTTAATAGGAGTCAACCTATCCCATAATTTTGCTTTAATTTGATTTTTAGCATTTTGAGGAGGTTTAGAGTGCTTAGATTGAACACGTTGTCGATGCGAAACGGCTCAGTCTAAGCACTCTAAAGATGTCAAAAGACTGGAATAAAATATATTCTACATTGTGAGATAGGTTCAAAAAATAAATTGTATTGATCCTGAGGGTTGTCTCTTTTTGGGGTCTTTGCTAAGCTTTTTGGCACCTAGCGTGAGGTAAAGATGAAATTTTTAGGATTGTTTACCCGTCATCAACCCAAAATTAAAGTTGCATCTACTAAAAAAGATGGATTCAGTGGTTGGGTGAAGTGTACGAAGTGTGAGGAGATGATTCATGCGAATCAGCTCCAAGACAATCACAACTGCTGTCCAAAATGTGACCATCACTATCGGCTTTCAGCGGTTCAACGTGTTGAACTTCTGGCAGATGATGATACATTTCAAGAACTATTTTCTGAAATAGAGCCTACTAACCCCTTAAAATTCGTCGATACTGAAGACTACGATGACCGCCTAAAACGAGCGCGGAAGAAAACGGGACGCAACGAAGGAATTTTGGTTGGAACTTGCACCATCGAAAAAATGCCCGTAGCTCTTGGCGCTTTAGACTTTAGTTTCATGGGTGGTTCCATGGGATCAGTTGTCGGAGAGCGGATTACCTTACTCATAGAGCATGCGATCAAACATAAACTCCCTGTTATCCTGGTTTCTTCTTCTGGAGGAGCTCGGATGCAGGAGTCGATTTTCTCTCTCATGCAGATGGCAAAAACTTCTGCGGCACTTGCAAAACTCAGTGAAGCACGTCTTCCCTATATTTCCGTTCTGGCCAATCCAACAACAGGTGGGGTAACTGCTTCATTTGCATCTCTTGGCGACTTAATCATTGCCGAGCCCGATGCTTTGATTGGTTTTGCTGGGCCACGGGTTGTTGAGCAAACCATTGGGCAAAAGCTCCCTGATTCAGCTCAGAAGTCAGAATTTTTACTTGAGAAAGGGATGATCGACTGCATAGTAAGACGGGTGGAACTCAAGGAAAAGCTCGCTTTTTTCCTCAACTTTCTAATGGATAACAAGATTCCTCTTGTCAGTAAGAAAGAGATGAATTTAGGTGTGGGAACTGAGCGAGAAAAATTAGACGATTTAATTGCACTTTCGAGAAAAGAACGAGAGAAAAACGCCATTAAAGTCACCTCAGAGTGAAACATGAAAAAGCAAATCATCCCGACAGTTGTCGAAGAGGAAGCTTCGCTTCCTGTTTATGGATCTGAAGATGCTGCAGGAGCCGATGTTCGGGCTCACATCAAGGAAGACATTATTATTCATCCTGGAGAAAGAAGGTTGATTCCAACGGGACTTCGTTTTGCAATTCCGAAGGGATATGAAATCCAGGTGAGACCACGGAGTGGTTTGGCCTTAAAGCACGGAATCACAGTTCTCAATTCGCCAGGAACCATCGATTCAGATTATCGTGGTGAATTGGGAGTGATTTTGATTCATCATGGAGACGAGCCATTTACAGTGACCCCTCAAATGCGCATTGCGCAAATTGTGCTTGCCCCAGTTTATCAAGCAACCTTTGCCCTTAAAGACGAACTTGTGGCAACAAAAAGAGGAGAAGGCGGTTTTGGCCATACGGGAACGCATTAGCCATCTTTTCAAGAAAGGAGAAAATGTGACTCTCTCTGAACTTTTAGAGGATGGGGTGATCTGTTTTTTAGACTCAGCTCACCGAGATGAAGCGCTCAAGTCTCTGGTAGATGCCCTAGTTAAAGCTGGGAAAATTCTAGAAGCTGAGGCGTTTTTCGATGCCATTTTGAAGCGAGAAAAAATCGTTTCAACAGGAATTGGCATGGGTGTTGCAATTCCTCACGCAAAGCTTGAAGGCTTTGACCACTTTTTTGTGGCGGTAGGAGTGCAAAAATCAAAAGATGGAATTGATTGGGATGCTCTCGATGGAGCTCCCGTTAAACTGATTTTCATGATTGGAGGGCCGACAAATCAACAAACGGCATATTTACAAATTCTTTCCCGTCTAACGTCTGCGATCAAAGACGAAGGACGTCGCAGAAATTTGCTGATGGCCGAAAACCCGACACAAATCATCAATTTATTTACAGATTGCTAAGGCATCAAGATATTGATGGCATGCTTTCGTTTCTTGATTTATTCGTTTTGCTACGTTAAGTTGTAAGACATGAAGAATACAACTTTAACCATTTGTGGCATCGATGTTCAGCCTGGTGAGAAGCTGACGCTTGCTCTTCCCACACCCGAAATTTACACTTGCGCCCCTCTTCATATTCCAATGCATGTTTTGCATGGAAAAAAAGAAGGGCCAAAACTGCTGATCTGCGGAACATTTCATGGAGATGAAGTTAATGGGATTGCTATCATTCAGCGCCTTTTAAATTCTGCAACCTTAAAAAATTTAGCTGGAACGTTGATCACTATTCCTGTCATGAGCGTCTATGGTCTCATCAATCACAGTCGACTATTGCCTGATGGTCACGATTTAGAAGCGAGTTTTCCAGGATCTGAAACAGGCTCGTTTGCTGCTCGCCTTGCACATATT
Coding sequences within:
- the radA gene encoding DNA repair protein RadA; its protein translation is MSKVKTVWVCQECGNKQLKWSGSCSVCHEWNTLTEETALPEKKGRFETKLLRTAKPVLVQDVDTENFKRYKSNYQEFDRLSGGGVVQGSLNLLGGEPGIGKSTLLLQLAKNFANQGLVVLYVCGEESAEQTSLRAKRLGIQSDKLYLLSETVFSAIRMHVEKLQPDILIVDSIQIVYKDEVPSAPGSVTQVRDVAMECMHLSKGLGITTFLVGHVTKSGELAGPRVLEHIVDTVFEFEGDRQHGYRLLRGIKNRFGPTDDVAIFQMVEEGLQEVVNPSLTFMEERVKDAPGSIMIPTMEGTRALLVEVQALVAPSSFASPSRRSTGIDSKRLSLLLAVLEKRMAYRLHALDVFVSVAGGMRISEPAVDLGVVLAIASSYCNRAVPSDAVVVGEVGLAGEVRSVPRIEARIKEAIHMGFKRCYLSEKNLKGINKNLKEKIQLHGISLVEDAIERLITKP
- the hemC gene encoding hydroxymethylbilane synthase, whose product is MIITVGLRDSKLSRKQLDELIHLFSSEYEFQPTYLQTIGDRQLDVSLRNMDKTDFFTRDIDAIQLAGKVRISLHSAKDLPEPLPKGLMMVALTKGQDPSDSLVFREGENLETLPSGALVGSSSPRRDKIVQTLRPDLLCVEVRGTIEKRLEKLFQGEIDALVVAEAALIRLELTYVNRISLPGPVAPLQGQLAVLAREGDHEMAKLFASLDSRRHNPGKKMAETTLYLGLDPSNFKTENTLIHCPIIQIFPRDFNLPQIQYVFDDIPKYTHFIFTSKVGVNVFFDCLAHYQYGIDILEGKEIIAIGESTAKAARARGAHVTQVAKEETQEGIIRMLAVQNLDHAFVFLPCSALSRPDLAHFLMIKRIRHQLCKLYDTRAVELKNRPALEEIDEIVFTSPSTVDAFKKIFGEIPKNKKLIPIGPITQSKLNSVFTF
- the accD gene encoding acetyl-CoA carboxylase, carboxyltransferase subunit beta: MKFLGLFTRHQPKIKVASTKKDGFSGWVKCTKCEEMIHANQLQDNHNCCPKCDHHYRLSAVQRVELLADDDTFQELFSEIEPTNPLKFVDTEDYDDRLKRARKKTGRNEGILVGTCTIEKMPVALGALDFSFMGGSMGSVVGERITLLIEHAIKHKLPVILVSSSGGARMQESIFSLMQMAKTSAALAKLSEARLPYISVLANPTTGGVTASFASLGDLIIAEPDALIGFAGPRVVEQTIGQKLPDSAQKSEFLLEKGMIDCIVRRVELKEKLAFFLNFLMDNKIPLVSKKEMNLGVGTEREKLDDLIALSRKEREKNAIKVTSE
- the dut gene encoding dUTP diphosphatase, which produces MKKQIIPTVVEEEASLPVYGSEDAAGADVRAHIKEDIIIHPGERRLIPTGLRFAIPKGYEIQVRPRSGLALKHGITVLNSPGTIDSDYRGELGVILIHHGDEPFTVTPQMRIAQIVLAPVYQATFALKDELVATKRGEGGFGHTGTH
- a CDS encoding PTS sugar transporter subunit IIA is translated as MAIRERISHLFKKGENVTLSELLEDGVICFLDSAHRDEALKSLVDALVKAGKILEAEAFFDAILKREKIVSTGIGMGVAIPHAKLEGFDHFFVAVGVQKSKDGIDWDALDGAPVKLIFMIGGPTNQQTAYLQILSRLTSAIKDEGRRRNLLMAENPTQIINLFTDC